The following DNA comes from Candidatus Peregrinibacteria bacterium.
GGCAACTTGTTTTACTTCAATGCGCTCAATAATAGCACGAATATCTCGAAAGCGTGCGGCACGTTCAAATTCACGACGAGAGGCAGCCTCTTCCATTTCCTTTTTGGCATATTTGCCAATATTCGTTGTGTTTCCTTTGAGAAACGAAACAAGCTCTCGAATATTTTTGGCGTATTCTTCTTGAGAAACGTGCGCATCACATGGTGCGGTGCATCGTCGAATTTGATAGTCGAGACAGGGGATTTTCCGATTCTCAGGATTCGCGAGAGTCTTTCCTTCTGGTGAAATTTCTACTTTGCAATTTCGGAAACAGAGGATTTCTCGAAGAAAATCGAGCGTACTTCGAATATCTCCTGCTTTTGCGTATGGTCCAAAATAGGTTGCGCCATCATTCTCACGTCGTCTTGTAAAAAGCACACAAGGAAAAGGTTCTTTGGTAATTTTTACATAGAGAAAATGCTTATCATCTCGCAAGAGTACATTATAAGGCGGTTGGTGTTCGTGAACCAAATTTGCTTCGAGGAGAAGCGCCTCTGTTTCGTTTCGAGTAGTAGTATATTCAATTTTTGCTATTTTTGAGATGAGTTTCTTTGTTTTTGAGGCATGAGCACTACCTTTTTGAAAATAACTTCGAACCCGATTTCGAAGATCCTTTGCTTTTCCGATATACAAAAGGTCTCCAGAATCATCAAAAAACCGATACACTCCTGATTCTTTTGGAAGTGTAGTGAGTGTTTTTTGTATTGCCGCTAAAAGAGGAATTTCTTCTTTCATTAGGCGTTGGGAATAAAGTCAAACATAGTTTTTGCGGAAAAGTCAAAAAGACCTCTGCGCATCGTGACGCAAGAATAAAACTGTTTTGATTTACTCTGGATACTTTCCATGAGAAATATCACTCATAATTTTTGCATCTTTTAGGTGAAGCACACGAGGGCGAATGGTATTTACAATATTTTTATTATGGGTTGAGAGCAGAATAGTAATACCATCCTCTTTATTGAGAGAGTGAAGCATGTCTCCAATATCCCTTGCTCCAGCGGGATCAAGATTTCCTGTGGGCTCATCTGCGAGCAGAAGTGATGGGCGATGAACAAGCGCACGCGCAATAGCGACCCGTTGCTGTTCTCCTCCAGAAAGTTGTTCTGGAAATTTATGTTGAGCATCCGAAAGCCCAACTCTATTGAGTACAGTGGGAACGCGTTCTTCAATTTCTGCGTCGCTATTTCCACATACTTCCATGGCAAA
Coding sequences within:
- a CDS encoding ATP-binding cassette domain-containing protein, translated to MIRFRNISKEYGLKLLFDRINIEIQGGEFVALTGVSGVGKSTLLHFLIGAEKPDSGSVEVDGFHVGLLSTSELQLLRRSMGVIFQDFKLLPRKNVFENVAFAMEVCGNSDAEIEERVPTVLNRVGLSDAQHKFPEQLSGGEQQRVAIARALVHRPSLLLADEPTGNLDPAGARDIGDMLHSLNKEDGITILLSTHNKNIVNTIRPRVLHLKDAKIMSDISHGKYPE